The following proteins come from a genomic window of Brevibacillus antibioticus:
- the ytxC gene encoding putative sporulation protein YtxC produces MQTFRVLLENVPEHCDTYRAIVNEMTERVNTAPVRITYREQEENGYLLFYFQSWCETEYDAQTIDWARAFVALTLAEWVIQVKEPNIMEEMAADLLAAEQMETEWVEIFPYIQRMCQEVEPDGGELLTATTRKANVYRKVFTYLEWERTINVLGFVRFRLQEHWNELFELVETGIDEYLEDKQYEEFVELLRYFIAVQETKQEVVHVVPSVDKPFHLYDKKGDRLWLEQLDTVLNMDEQKCRDEDYLVSALVTLAPESIVLHMASEKPGLVQTIRSIFDGRLITCHSCSLCLSERRVLDGNNPSKL; encoded by the coding sequence CGTAAATGAGATGACGGAGCGGGTCAACACTGCACCGGTGCGCATTACATACAGGGAGCAAGAAGAGAATGGATACCTCTTGTTCTACTTTCAAAGCTGGTGTGAGACCGAGTATGACGCGCAGACCATCGATTGGGCAAGAGCCTTCGTTGCTCTTACATTAGCCGAATGGGTCATTCAGGTGAAGGAACCGAACATCATGGAAGAAATGGCCGCAGACTTACTCGCTGCCGAACAGATGGAAACCGAGTGGGTAGAGATTTTTCCTTATATTCAACGCATGTGCCAAGAAGTCGAGCCAGATGGCGGGGAACTGTTAACGGCTACGACACGCAAGGCAAACGTATATCGCAAAGTTTTCACCTATCTGGAATGGGAGAGAACGATCAACGTCTTAGGCTTCGTCCGGTTTCGATTGCAGGAGCATTGGAACGAGCTGTTCGAACTCGTGGAAACGGGTATTGATGAATATCTGGAAGACAAGCAATATGAAGAGTTTGTCGAGCTGTTGCGCTATTTTATTGCTGTACAGGAAACCAAGCAGGAGGTCGTTCATGTCGTTCCTAGTGTGGACAAACCTTTCCATCTTTATGATAAAAAAGGGGATCGTCTTTGGCTTGAACAGTTAGATACTGTTCTGAACATGGACGAACAAAAATGCAGGGACGAGGATTATTTGGTCAGTGCTTTGGTTACACTGGCACCTGAGAGTATCGTGCTCCATATGGCTTCGGAAAAGCCTGGCCTTGTACAGACGATCCGCAGTATTTTTGACGGTCGGCTCATTACTTGCCACTCTTGTTCGCTTTGCCTATCCGAGCGACGTGTACTTGACGGGAATAATCCCTCTAAACTATAA
- the thrS gene encoding threonine--tRNA ligase, whose amino-acid sequence MAQIQVTFPDGAVRQYDAGITIEDIAGSISSSLKKKAVAGKKDGKVVDLYTALEEDAAIEIVTLDSADGLEVYRHSTAHLLAQAVKRIYGTEVKFGIGPVIEDGFYYDMDIPVSLSPEDLGKIEAEMEKIVKEDLPIRRKVVSREEATAIFQELNDHLKLELIRDLPEDATITLYEQGEFFDLCRGPHLPSTGYIKAFKLMSVAGAYWRGKAENQVLQRVYGTAWPKKADMDEYLHFIEEAKKRDHRKLGKELGLFMFSEEAPGMPFYLPKGFTVRNELEQFSRRLQQLAQYTEVRSPFLMNERLWKESGHWDHYKENMYFSEVDNATYALKPMNCPGHMLIYKNEMHSYRDLPIRYSEFGQVHRHEYSGALNGMLRVRTFCQDDAHVFVRPDQIAGEIKGMITLIDSIYKVFGFEYSVALSTRPEDSMGSDELWEAAETSLKTVLDELGMAYEIKDGDGAFYGPKIDFQITDALKRRHQCGTIQLDFQMPEKFDLTYVGQDNEKHRPVVLHRAMYGSMERFIGILIEHYAGAFPIWLTPIQARIMNISEVHMPYAEQVREKLQQAGIRVELDGRNEKIGYKIREAQVEKIPYMLVIGEKEVADGTLSVRKRGVGDEGAMIVDAFVEKIRAEINEMK is encoded by the coding sequence GTGGCACAAATTCAAGTTACTTTCCCAGATGGAGCCGTTCGTCAATACGACGCTGGGATTACCATCGAAGACATCGCAGGCTCCATTAGTTCTAGCCTGAAGAAAAAGGCAGTAGCTGGTAAAAAAGACGGCAAAGTTGTCGATCTGTACACCGCTCTGGAAGAAGACGCAGCGATTGAAATCGTGACCCTCGATTCTGCCGACGGGTTGGAAGTATACCGCCACAGTACCGCTCACTTGCTCGCTCAAGCGGTAAAGCGTATTTACGGCACAGAAGTGAAATTCGGTATCGGTCCTGTCATTGAAGATGGCTTCTACTACGACATGGACATTCCGGTTTCCCTTTCTCCAGAGGATCTGGGCAAAATTGAAGCAGAAATGGAAAAAATCGTGAAGGAAGACCTGCCGATCCGCCGCAAAGTCGTAAGCCGCGAAGAAGCAACTGCGATTTTTCAAGAACTGAACGATCACCTGAAGCTGGAGCTGATTCGCGACCTGCCAGAGGATGCGACTATCACGCTGTATGAGCAAGGCGAATTTTTCGATCTCTGTCGTGGTCCGCACTTGCCGTCTACTGGTTACATCAAAGCATTCAAGCTGATGAGCGTGGCAGGTGCATACTGGCGCGGAAAAGCAGAAAACCAAGTTCTGCAACGCGTGTACGGTACAGCTTGGCCGAAAAAAGCAGACATGGATGAATATCTGCACTTCATCGAAGAAGCGAAAAAGCGCGATCACCGCAAATTGGGTAAAGAACTGGGCCTGTTCATGTTCTCCGAGGAAGCACCAGGTATGCCGTTCTACCTGCCAAAAGGCTTCACTGTTCGTAACGAGCTGGAGCAATTCTCCCGCCGTCTGCAACAATTGGCACAATACACAGAAGTGCGCTCTCCGTTCCTCATGAACGAGCGTCTCTGGAAAGAATCCGGTCACTGGGATCACTACAAAGAGAACATGTACTTCTCTGAAGTAGACAACGCGACTTACGCCTTGAAGCCAATGAACTGCCCAGGTCACATGTTGATCTATAAAAACGAGATGCATTCTTACCGCGACCTGCCGATCCGTTACTCTGAGTTTGGGCAAGTTCACCGCCATGAGTACTCCGGGGCATTGAATGGAATGCTGCGGGTGCGTACTTTCTGCCAGGATGACGCGCACGTATTTGTCCGCCCTGATCAGATCGCCGGCGAAATCAAAGGCATGATCACTTTGATTGACAGCATCTACAAGGTATTTGGCTTCGAATACAGTGTGGCTCTGTCCACTCGTCCGGAAGATTCCATGGGCTCTGATGAGCTGTGGGAAGCAGCAGAAACCTCTCTGAAAACAGTGTTGGATGAGCTGGGTATGGCCTATGAAATCAAAGATGGAGACGGTGCGTTCTACGGACCGAAGATCGACTTCCAAATTACCGACGCGCTGAAACGCCGTCACCAATGTGGAACGATCCAACTGGACTTCCAAATGCCTGAGAAATTTGACCTGACGTATGTGGGTCAAGACAACGAGAAGCATCGTCCAGTTGTTTTGCACCGTGCGATGTACGGCTCCATGGAGCGCTTCATCGGTATCTTGATCGAGCACTACGCAGGTGCATTCCCGATTTGGCTGACTCCTATCCAAGCACGCATCATGAACATCAGCGAAGTGCACATGCCATATGCAGAACAAGTAAGAGAAAAGCTTCAACAAGCTGGCATTCGTGTTGAACTGGATGGCCGCAATGAGAAAATCGGCTACAAAATCCGTGAAGCACAAGTTGAAAAAATCCCGTACATGCTGGTCATCGGCGAAAAAGAGGTGGCTGACGGTACACTGTCCGTCCGCAAACGCGGAGTGGGCGATGAAGGCGCGATGATTGTGGATGCGTTTGTAGAGAAAATCCGCGCTGAAATTAATGAAATGAAGTAA